The Winogradskyella schleiferi genome has a window encoding:
- a CDS encoding carboxypeptidase-like regulatory domain-containing protein: MKNQFNLDIKTPCSENFNQFNPTSKGGFCGACEKEVIDFTKMNTEDIVAFFKNKSTQNTCGRFNSNQLKTYKVEAKTNKSISFLSGIGLACLAIFTSFTAQAQEIKKNIEPKENTSEIKASKFENNIIVNGTVMESDLPLPGANVVLQGSTIGIATDFDGNFEFPEKLKIGDVLIVSYVGMASQKIVIENKDSASKIELNIDMKADSCIVMGKVAVKQVYKSRRD, encoded by the coding sequence ATGAAAAATCAATTTAACTTAGACATCAAAACGCCATGTTCAGAAAACTTCAATCAATTTAACCCAACTTCCAAAGGTGGTTTTTGTGGCGCTTGTGAAAAAGAAGTCATCGACTTTACAAAAATGAATACCGAAGACATAGTGGCGTTCTTTAAAAACAAATCCACTCAAAACACCTGTGGTAGATTTAACAGCAACCAGTTAAAAACCTACAAAGTAGAAGCTAAAACAAACAAAAGCATTAGCTTTTTAAGCGGTATAGGATTAGCATGTTTAGCAATCTTTACAAGTTTTACGGCTCAAGCACAGGAAATCAAAAAAAATATTGAACCTAAAGAAAACACCTCTGAAATTAAAGCTTCAAAATTCGAAAACAATATTATTGTAAATGGGACTGTAATGGAAAGCGATCTACCGCTTCCTGGTGCAAATGTAGTTTTACAAGGATCAACAATTGGTATTGCAACCGATTTTGATGGAAATTTTGAATTTCCTGAAAAATTAAAAATAGGAGATGTTTTGATTGTCAGTTATGTGGGTATGGCATCACAAAAAATTGTTATTGAAAATAAAGATTCAGCTTCAAAAATTGAACTCAACATAGATATGAAAGCCGATTCTTGTATCGTAATGGGGAAAGTTGCCGTAAAACAGGTCTATAAATCCAGAAGAGATTAA
- a CDS encoding choice-of-anchor Q domain-containing protein yields MKNRITLVIAFAMTFFISTSSFAQVVTSGADDGTDGTLRNEIADTPAGGTIIFDPAVTTVTLMSELLINKELIINGTSLTIDANGNGRIFNVTSGPLELNGLTLTNGLAADGGGIYITYATVTINDCIINGNTANGASGSGGGIFNDVGGILVVNNSEISNNTANRAGGGIEDNSGVGLAITLNNVILDNNNAGVAPATAAPGNGGGLHITGAGDVNISGGTASGNTAAKEGGGLWNGTGIMTVTGTTISENSAIGDATGGGGIFNNGGTVNIDNTTNLTGNMAIGATPGGRGGAIFNSTDGILNLANGLAITGNYASRAGGAIEDSSNGTLLLSGVTLTGNSAGVDIGLGSMANPGNGGGVHLSGTTNATVSGFSTVSNNVAASEGGGLWNNMGTMDVSSTFMDANIASGDDPDHGGGAIYNNGGTLIVGNAAAISNNVADGTSGSGGAILSTDGDVTITDAVIAFNRSNRAGGAIEVVDGSITFSGNFNVSDNNTGVAPAVASPGNGGALHISGTATAMITGGNMNSNVAAKEGGALWNSTGTMTVDGTIIDGNTASGLAADDGGGGIFNNGGTLIVQNATEITNNVADGSSGSGGGIQNVSGGSVSVSDSSITGNTSNRAGGGIEDNSTMASGTLTLTNVTLDNNITSSAPGNGGGLHITGPGNATITGGTTNGNTAANEGGGLWNGSGVMTVIDHTVDGNTASGNDAETAGAAGGGGIYNEGGTLDISGSTMITNNIADGAQSTGGGILNAAGTLTANGITIMDNTSNRAGGGIEANGGGAVTLTNVNLDSNDTGVVTGMGAPGNGGGLHISGSSTVNITGGTVNMNTAATEGGGLWNGSGTMTVDGSTINLNVASGNDAADGGGGIFNNGGTLIVQNGATISNNIADGTAGSGGGIFSISGAVTVDNSNIEFNSANRAGGGVEIVDGTADFLNDTNLLNNDVNGSAGTPAPGNGGGFHVTGGAAVVTFTGGSVFGNEAASEGGGLWNNGGTMTVDGTLVDGNTAFGDAADNGGGGIFNNGGTLNVNATTQISNNYADGTSGSGGGIFSTDGTITINGAVITTNEANRAGGGIEVIDGTLFVTNTTLDANDAGSFSPAPGNGGGLHISGMANSTFTGGTVNGNIAAREGGGLWNGSGTMTTDATTIDGNTASGNAADDGGAGIFNNGGTLNVTNGTLINNNIADGTSGSGGGLLSVGGAVTVGGSTITNNRANRAGGGIELAAGSLDMTSSDLSANNAGVTPAVAAPGNGGGLHLGGAATATIALSTVRNNDAVEGGGLWNGGSDMTVTTSEVSGNSAVEGGGVYNNSGATSTVMTSTISGNSASMSGGGATNNGTSLDFNAVTIAMNTSTGNGGGIDAASNVSLKNTIVALNTASSGSDVSGMFTSNDYNLIGTDDLNVFTAQTNDIEDVDPMVGPLQDNGGATFTHQLLNDSPAFDAGDPNDVFTDQIGQVVFGVSRDIGAYEAQVSLSIDDFNSISVLNIYPNPTKGQFNIVIDESIAGSINVQIVSMTGKLVKQLSLGNGINSMDISGVSSGIYIVNVNTERGQTSQKLILE; encoded by the coding sequence ATGAAAAACAGAATTACGCTAGTTATTGCATTCGCAATGACTTTTTTTATTTCAACCTCTTCATTTGCCCAAGTAGTTACTAGTGGAGCAGATGATGGAACTGACGGAACATTGCGAAACGAAATCGCAGATACACCAGCTGGTGGAACAATTATTTTTGATCCAGCTGTAACAACAGTAACTTTGATGAGTGAACTGTTGATCAATAAAGAACTAATAATTAATGGGACTTCCTTAACGATTGATGCCAATGGCAATGGCAGAATTTTTAATGTCACTTCTGGTCCTTTAGAATTAAATGGCTTAACATTGACTAATGGACTTGCAGCTGATGGCGGTGGTATTTATATAACCTACGCAACAGTTACAATAAATGATTGTATTATTAATGGAAACACTGCAAATGGGGCTTCTGGTTCTGGTGGTGGAATTTTCAATGATGTTGGAGGTATTTTGGTAGTTAATAATTCTGAAATTTCAAACAATACGGCTAATCGCGCTGGTGGAGGTATTGAAGACAATTCTGGTGTAGGACTGGCAATAACGTTAAATAATGTAATTCTTGATAATAATAACGCTGGTGTTGCACCAGCAACGGCTGCTCCAGGAAATGGTGGTGGTTTACATATTACAGGAGCAGGTGATGTGAATATTTCCGGAGGAACAGCTTCTGGAAATACTGCTGCTAAAGAAGGCGGTGGACTTTGGAATGGAACCGGTATCATGACAGTAACTGGAACAACTATTTCTGAAAATTCTGCCATTGGTGATGCTACTGGTGGAGGTGGAATTTTCAATAATGGAGGAACTGTTAATATAGATAACACAACAAACTTAACAGGAAACATGGCTATTGGAGCAACGCCTGGTGGACGTGGAGGAGCAATTTTCAATAGTACAGATGGAATTTTAAACTTAGCCAATGGATTAGCGATCACGGGCAACTACGCAAGTAGAGCAGGTGGTGCGATTGAGGATAGTTCAAATGGCACTTTACTGCTGTCAGGTGTTACACTAACAGGCAATTCTGCTGGTGTTGATATTGGTTTAGGATCAATGGCAAATCCAGGTAATGGTGGAGGAGTTCATTTATCGGGTACTACAAATGCAACAGTATCAGGTTTCTCAACAGTTTCAAATAATGTCGCTGCCTCAGAAGGTGGAGGTCTTTGGAATAATATGGGAACTATGGATGTAAGTTCAACATTTATGGATGCTAACATTGCTTCCGGAGATGATCCGGATCATGGTGGTGGTGCAATCTATAATAATGGTGGTACATTGATAGTAGGTAATGCCGCAGCAATTTCTAATAATGTTGCCGATGGAACTTCTGGTTCTGGTGGAGCTATATTGAGCACTGATGGTGACGTAACAATTACAGATGCAGTTATTGCTTTTAATAGATCTAACCGTGCAGGTGGAGCGATTGAGGTTGTTGATGGATCAATTACATTTTCTGGAAACTTCAATGTAAGTGATAATAATACAGGTGTAGCGCCAGCGGTTGCTAGCCCAGGAAATGGTGGAGCATTGCACATAAGTGGTACTGCAACTGCAATGATAACAGGTGGTAATATGAATAGCAATGTTGCTGCCAAAGAAGGTGGTGCATTGTGGAATAGTACTGGGACTATGACTGTTGATGGAACTATTATTGATGGAAACACGGCAAGTGGGCTAGCAGCTGACGATGGTGGTGGAGGTATCTTTAACAATGGAGGAACATTGATTGTTCAAAATGCAACTGAAATCACCAATAATGTGGCTGATGGATCTTCAGGTTCTGGTGGTGGAATTCAAAATGTTTCTGGTGGGTCAGTGTCTGTTTCAGATTCATCTATAACTGGAAATACATCAAATAGAGCTGGTGGTGGAATTGAAGATAATTCTACAATGGCATCTGGAACATTAACATTAACAAATGTTACTTTAGATAATAATATTACAAGTTCTGCACCTGGAAATGGCGGTGGTTTACATATTACTGGTCCAGGTAATGCAACAATTACTGGTGGAACAACAAACGGAAATACCGCTGCCAATGAAGGCGGTGGATTATGGAATGGTTCAGGTGTAATGACTGTTATTGACCATACTGTAGATGGTAATACTGCCTCTGGAAACGATGCTGAAACTGCAGGAGCCGCTGGTGGTGGAGGTATCTACAATGAAGGCGGAACACTTGATATATCTGGTTCAACCATGATTACTAATAACATTGCAGATGGCGCACAATCAACAGGTGGTGGAATTTTAAATGCAGCAGGAACACTGACTGCAAATGGAATCACAATCATGGATAATACATCTAACCGCGCAGGTGGTGGAATCGAGGCTAATGGAGGTGGAGCGGTAACGCTTACTAACGTTAACTTAGATTCAAACGACACAGGAGTTGTAACCGGAATGGGCGCACCAGGAAATGGTGGTGGACTTCACATCAGTGGGAGCAGTACAGTAAATATTACAGGAGGAACTGTAAATATGAACACTGCAGCTACTGAAGGAGGTGGACTTTGGAATGGTTCAGGAACAATGACTGTAGATGGTTCCACTATTAATTTGAATGTTGCTTCAGGTAATGACGCTGCCGATGGTGGTGGTGGAATCTTCAATAATGGCGGTACTCTGATAGTTCAAAATGGAGCCACAATAAGCAATAATATAGCTGATGGAACTGCTGGTTCTGGTGGTGGAATATTCAGTATTTCAGGTGCTGTAACAGTTGATAATTCAAACATTGAGTTCAACTCTGCAAATCGTGCAGGTGGTGGCGTTGAGATTGTTGACGGTACAGCGGACTTTTTAAATGATACGAACCTTTTAAACAACGACGTTAATGGCTCGGCAGGGACACCAGCACCTGGAAATGGTGGTGGATTTCATGTCACTGGAGGTGCCGCTGTGGTGACATTTACTGGTGGCTCAGTATTTGGAAATGAAGCTGCCAGTGAAGGTGGTGGATTATGGAACAACGGAGGAACTATGACCGTTGATGGTACTTTGGTTGATGGCAATACTGCTTTTGGTGATGCTGCTGACAATGGTGGTGGAGGCATCTTCAACAATGGTGGTACATTGAATGTGAATGCAACAACGCAAATCTCAAATAATTATGCAGATGGAACTTCTGGTTCTGGAGGTGGAATTTTTAGTACGGATGGTACAATAACGATAAATGGAGCAGTAATCACAACTAATGAAGCTAACCGAGCTGGTGGTGGAATTGAAGTTATAGATGGTACGCTGTTTGTTACGAATACAACCTTAGATGCGAATGATGCAGGTAGTTTTTCTCCAGCACCAGGAAATGGAGGTGGACTTCATATTTCAGGTATGGCGAATTCAACATTTACAGGAGGAACTGTTAATGGAAATATTGCAGCTCGTGAAGGTGGTGGATTATGGAACGGTTCTGGAACGATGACTACAGATGCGACAACTATTGATGGCAATACTGCTTCAGGTAATGCTGCTGACGATGGAGGCGCAGGTATCTTTAATAATGGAGGAACTTTGAATGTCACTAACGGAACACTAATAAATAACAATATAGCTGACGGAACTTCTGGTTCTGGCGGTGGACTATTGAGTGTTGGTGGTGCTGTCACCGTAGGTGGTTCTACAATTACGAACAATCGTGCCAATAGAGCAGGTGGTGGTATTGAATTAGCTGCTGGTAGTTTAGATATGACAAGTTCAGATTTAAGTGCTAATAATGCAGGTGTTACACCGGCAGTTGCTGCGCCGGGAAATGGTGGTGGTCTTCACTTAGGTGGAGCTGCAACAGCTACAATTGCGTTATCAACAGTTCGAAATAATGACGCTGTTGAAGGTGGTGGACTTTGGAATGGAGGATCGGATATGACGGTTACAACTTCTGAAGTATCTGGTAATTCTGCCGTTGAAGGTGGAGGCGTTTATAATAATTCGGGAGCAACATCAACCGTTATGACGAGTACAATTTCAGGTAACTCAGCATCAATGTCTGGTGGTGGTGCTACAAATAATGGTACAAGTTTAGACTTTAATGCCGTTACCATTGCCATGAACACAAGCACTGGAAATGGTGGAGGAATAGATGCTGCTAGTAATGTGTCACTGAAGAATACGATTGTGGCATTGAACACGGCGAGTTCTGGTTCTGATGTTTCTGGTATGTTCACTTCTAACGATTATAATTTGATCGGAACAGATGATTTAAATGTATTTACTGCACAAACCAATGATATTGAAGATGTAGATCCTATGGTAGGACCTTTACAGGACAATGGAGGTGCAACGTTTACACATCAGCTATTAAATGATTCTCCAGCTTTTGATGCTGGTGATCCAAATGATGTTTTTACGGATCAAATTGGTCAAGTTGTATTTGGGGTGTCAAGAGATATTGGTGCTTATGAAGCGCAAGTTTCATTATCAATAGATGATTTTAATTCTATATCTGTTTTAAATATTTATCCAAATCCAACAAAGGGGCAGTTCAATATTGTAATTGACGAATCCATTGCTGGTAGTATCAATGTTCAAATTGTATCTATGACAGGAAAATTAGTAAAACAATTGTCTTTAGGTAATGGAATTAATTCGATGGATATTAGTGGTGTGTCTTCTGGAATTTACATTGTTAATGTGAATACGGAAAGAGGCCAGACTTCGCAAAAATTAATTTTAGAATAA
- a CDS encoding Crp/Fnr family transcriptional regulator: MNSDQKLVQTIYKDLIFTENEIKTIASVFKRVDAEKGAILIKPGDIVTDIFFIYEGCLRTFYTDKHGKEHTIQIGIRDWWISDFTAFFSNSKAIMHLEVLQDATLYQLSSVDREELHMQFPKIHKFIRNKLEKAYAAFQKRILSSLSMTAKERYLEFIKTHLNIEKNVKNYHIASYLGMTTESLSRIRKELT; encoded by the coding sequence ATGAATTCTGACCAAAAGTTAGTTCAAACCATATATAAAGATCTCATTTTTACTGAAAATGAAATTAAAACTATAGCGTCCGTATTTAAAAGAGTCGATGCAGAGAAAGGTGCAATACTGATTAAACCTGGAGACATTGTTACCGATATTTTTTTTATTTACGAAGGTTGTCTTAGAACCTTTTACACGGATAAGCATGGAAAAGAACACACGATACAAATTGGCATTAGAGATTGGTGGATTAGTGATTTTACCGCCTTTTTTTCAAATTCTAAGGCTATTATGCATCTTGAAGTTCTTCAAGACGCCACACTTTACCAACTTTCAAGTGTGGACAGGGAAGAATTACATATGCAATTTCCGAAAATACATAAATTTATCAGAAATAAACTCGAGAAAGCATACGCCGCCTTTCAAAAACGAATTTTGTCATCATTGTCAATGACTGCAAAAGAACGTTATTTAGAATTTATAAAGACCCATCTCAATATAGAGAAGAACGTAAAAAATTATCACATCGCATCCTATTTGGGTATGACAACTGAAAGCTTGAGCAGAATTAGGAAAGAATTAACATAA
- a CDS encoding transglutaminase domain-containing protein produces MRNLFVLFIVFCITISNAQISDFKTIDFTKADNIAKLHEGQSLDNLPVLAHHLTSKLTTDVEKFRAIYTWVCTNIKGDSKQHNKVSKARLEFNNDSTGYMKWNDDFKKIAFEKLLNHKKTMCTGYAYLIKELCFIANIECEIVDGYGRSFETNVEKLESINHSWNAVKLNNKWYLCDATWSSGYMINGRFFVADYNDGYFLTDPILFAKNHYPIQKKWFLNDTLKTIKFIAEPIVYGETFKQKVIPIGPKTLNSTIKKNDEIIFNFKSLKAISTDKISLIQISGENKKHYKIYDLFNENGFITFKYRFKRKGFYDVHLKIENDIVATYSIEVTKT; encoded by the coding sequence ATGAGAAATCTTTTCGTCCTTTTCATAGTTTTTTGCATTACTATTTCTAATGCTCAAATATCAGATTTTAAGACTATCGATTTTACAAAAGCAGATAATATCGCTAAACTGCATGAGGGTCAGAGTTTAGATAATTTACCTGTATTGGCGCATCATCTAACATCTAAACTTACGACTGATGTTGAAAAATTTAGAGCCATTTACACTTGGGTTTGCACCAATATTAAAGGTGATTCCAAGCAACATAACAAAGTAAGTAAAGCGCGTTTAGAATTCAACAACGATAGTACAGGTTATATGAAATGGAATGATGATTTCAAAAAAATAGCTTTTGAAAAACTCTTGAATCATAAAAAAACCATGTGTACAGGTTATGCTTACCTCATTAAGGAATTGTGTTTTATAGCCAATATTGAATGTGAAATTGTTGATGGTTATGGACGGTCTTTTGAAACTAATGTTGAAAAATTGGAGTCCATAAACCATTCTTGGAACGCTGTTAAACTAAATAATAAATGGTATTTGTGCGATGCCACTTGGTCTAGTGGTTATATGATTAATGGTCGTTTTTTTGTAGCAGACTATAATGATGGCTACTTTTTAACAGATCCTATACTCTTTGCTAAAAACCATTATCCTATTCAGAAGAAATGGTTTCTTAACGACACTTTGAAAACCATAAAATTCATAGCAGAACCGATTGTTTATGGAGAAACGTTTAAACAAAAAGTTATTCCGATTGGGCCAAAGACATTAAATTCCACAATTAAAAAGAATGACGAAATCATTTTTAATTTTAAATCTTTAAAAGCCATTTCCACGGATAAAATTTCGCTAATCCAAATTTCAGGAGAAAATAAAAAACATTATAAAATTTATGATCTTTTTAATGAAAATGGATTCATAACTTTTAAATACCGTTTTAAACGCAAAGGCTTTTATGACGTGCATTTAAAAATAGAAAATGATATAGTTGCGACCTACTCCATTGAAGTGACTAAAACGTAG